One window of the Cardiocondyla obscurior isolate alpha-2009 linkage group LG05, Cobs3.1, whole genome shotgun sequence genome contains the following:
- the LOC139102803 gene encoding ATP-dependent DNA helicase pif1-like has protein sequence MSVEKMELNLNKDTALAAPTGIAAFYIDGLTVHRLLQLPVERDQSPKYKPLSIHVLKVLRLELKNVVFFIIDKVSMISNLTLMQLLSKICNGSLTKSDYAVLKNRKISFKVNSLEFRLKELCDFINNCSSDIVCLLPTRHMCDTLNKAMLSRIELKEILLIAEDTIDCTSYLKKKVLKVLSNNDDNSSKTAGLSKEIVIKIGAKIIIRRNIDATLSLVNGTIATVVLIVRDISTDCVEKIKLLLSSELAYLIERVNVKFEVVDKAFVVRKQFLLCLSYGITIYKSQGLSLQSAVIDLGNCIFNFGQTYVALSRVTSLKGLHLINFDPSAVTAD, from the exons ATGTCAGTGGAGAAGATGGAACTG AATCTCAACAAAGATACCGCTTTAGCAGCACCTACTGGTATAGCAGCGTTTTATATTGATGGTTTGACAGTTCATAGATTACTTCAATTACCTGTTGAACGTGATCAGTCTCCAAAGTACAAACCATTGTCTATTCATGtgttaaaagttttacgacTTGAACTCAAAAATGttgttttctttataattgATAAAGTGTCAATGATATCTAATTTGactttaat GCAATTGTTGTCGAAAATTTGTAATGGTTCATTAACAAAGTCTGATTATGCCGtacttaaaaatagaaaaatatctttcaaagTTAATTCTTTGGAATTCAGATTAAAGGAATtatgtgattttattaataattgttcatcgGATATTGTTTGTCTATTGCCCACACGTCATATGTGTGACACTCTTAATAAAGCTATGTTAAGTCGCATTGAATTGAAAGAGATATTACTaattgctgaagatacaattgactgtacttcatatttaaaaaaaaaagtattaaaagtattatcgaataatgacgataatagttctaaaactgctggactttcaaaagaaattgtaattaaaattggagcaaaaattataataaggCGTAATATTGATGCTACTTTAAGTCTGGTGAACGGTACAATAGCTACAGTAGTTTTAATTGTACGAGATATATCTACCGATTGTGTggaaaaaatcaaattacttttatcttCAGAATTAGCATATTTGATTGAAAGAGTGAACGTCAAATTTGAAGTGGTGGATAAAGCATTTGttgtaagaaaacaatttttactgTGTTTGAGTTATGGAATAACTATTTATAAAAGTCAAGGATTGAGTTTACAGAGTGCTGTTATTGACCTAGgcaattgtatatttaatttcggtCAAACTTATGTAGCATTATCTCGAGTAACATCTTTGAAAGGATTGCATTTGATTAACTTTGATCCTTCAGCAGTGACAGCTGACTAA